A genomic stretch from Sporosarcina sp. ANT_H38 includes:
- a CDS encoding 5-methyltetrahydropteroyltriglutamate--homocysteine S-methyltransferase, with translation MEQTLTKAPFKADHVGSFLRPERLKLARLQRDNGEITAEELRTIEDEEITKLVNKQIEVGLKSVTDGEFRRKWWHFDFLSGFDGVEFFDTDKGLQFNGVVTRAHGIKVTGKIGFSNHYMIEHFKFLKSVAGDAVAKFTIPSPNMLIHRATFEEGIYTSDEELFNDLVTAYQDVIQALYDEGCRYLQIDDTSWASFLSEEGRDTLKAKGQDPDKLVQLSARAINESIAKRPADLLVTMHICRGNFKSTYFSSGGYEEVSDTIFGGLDVDGLFLEFDDERSGSFEPLRHVNRPDLFVVLGLITSKFGALEAPEQVKARVAEATKYVSLDQLCLSPQCGFASTEEGNQLSEEQQWKKVRHVVNIAQDVWK, from the coding sequence GTGGAACAAACTTTGACGAAAGCACCATTTAAAGCAGATCACGTCGGTAGCTTTTTAAGACCAGAGCGCCTAAAGCTGGCCCGTTTACAAAGAGATAACGGTGAAATCACTGCTGAAGAATTACGCACAATCGAAGACGAGGAAATCACAAAGCTCGTCAACAAACAAATAGAAGTCGGGCTAAAATCTGTGACAGACGGAGAATTCCGTCGTAAATGGTGGCACTTCGATTTCCTTTCCGGCTTTGACGGCGTTGAGTTTTTCGACACAGATAAAGGGCTCCAATTCAACGGTGTTGTCACGAGAGCGCATGGCATTAAAGTGACAGGGAAAATTGGCTTCAGCAACCATTACATGATTGAACACTTCAAGTTCCTGAAAAGCGTAGCAGGCGATGCGGTCGCAAAATTCACGATTCCAAGTCCGAATATGCTGATCCACAGAGCAACATTCGAAGAAGGCATCTATACAAGTGACGAAGAGTTATTTAATGACTTGGTTACTGCCTATCAAGATGTAATTCAAGCACTTTATGATGAGGGGTGCCGTTATCTTCAAATCGATGACACGTCATGGGCTTCCTTCTTGTCGGAAGAAGGAAGAGATACGTTGAAAGCGAAAGGCCAAGATCCTGACAAACTTGTACAACTATCCGCACGGGCAATCAATGAATCCATCGCGAAAAGGCCGGCCGACTTGCTCGTAACAATGCATATTTGCCGCGGCAACTTCAAATCGACCTATTTTTCTAGTGGCGGCTACGAGGAAGTATCCGACACAATTTTTGGCGGATTGGATGTTGATGGCCTTTTCCTTGAATTTGATGACGAACGCTCCGGCAGCTTTGAACCGCTACGCCATGTCAATCGCCCTGACCTTTTCGTCGTATTGGGCTTGATCACCTCTAAATTCGGAGCACTAGAGGCCCCTGAACAAGTTAAAGCAAGAGTAGCAGAGGCCACAAAGTATGTTTCTTTGGACCAACTATGTTTAAGCCCACAATGCGGCTTCGCTTCAACAGAAGAAGGTAATCAGTTATCTGAAGAACAACAATGGAAAAAAGTTCGCCATGTTGTAAATATCGCGCAAGACGTTTGGAAGTAA
- the metC gene encoding cystathionine beta-lyase — MSWNKERLETTIIHASTRGDYEQKTGAVNVPIYLSSTFHQESFDDFGPYDYSRSGNPTRDALENTIASLEGGARGLAFASGMAAISSAFMLLSSGDHIVVTEDVYGGTYRFVTKVLPKFGIDHTFVDLANIEETARAIRPNTKVIYIETPSNPRLGITDIEAIVELAKANDCLTFLDNTFMSPLYQRPLDLGVDVVVHSATKFLSGHSDIIAGLAVTKDEELGNQLAFIQNSFGSILGAQDSYALIQGIKTLGARLTQSSESAKKIASYLNNHSLVEEVFYPGLASHPGHAIHAKQSTSPGAVLSFRLPDRETAKAFVENVQIPVFAVSLGGVESILSYPTTMSHAAMPKEEREKRGITDGLLRFSVGLEHVDDLIADFDQALIKANEKVAIRN; from the coding sequence ATGAGTTGGAATAAAGAGCGATTGGAAACGACCATTATCCATGCTTCCACGCGTGGGGATTATGAGCAAAAAACAGGCGCAGTTAACGTCCCTATTTACTTATCCTCAACGTTTCATCAAGAAAGCTTCGATGATTTTGGACCGTATGATTATAGCCGCTCGGGCAATCCAACGAGAGATGCGTTAGAAAATACAATTGCCTCACTGGAAGGCGGTGCACGCGGATTGGCATTTGCTTCCGGAATGGCTGCTATCTCATCTGCATTTATGCTCCTTTCTTCTGGTGACCATATCGTTGTTACCGAGGATGTCTATGGCGGGACATACCGCTTTGTAACAAAAGTGTTACCAAAATTCGGTATCGACCATACCTTTGTAGATTTAGCGAATATAGAAGAAACCGCACGTGCAATCCGCCCAAATACAAAAGTCATCTATATTGAAACACCATCCAATCCACGTTTGGGCATTACAGATATTGAAGCTATTGTTGAACTTGCAAAAGCGAATGACTGTCTGACGTTTCTCGACAACACATTCATGTCGCCACTTTATCAGCGTCCACTGGATCTTGGCGTTGATGTCGTTGTTCATAGTGCTACTAAGTTTTTATCTGGACATAGCGATATCATTGCCGGGTTGGCAGTGACAAAGGATGAGGAACTCGGCAATCAATTGGCATTCATTCAGAATTCTTTCGGATCTATTCTAGGCGCACAAGATTCTTACGCGTTGATTCAAGGAATTAAAACGTTAGGTGCTCGTTTAACGCAGTCATCGGAATCGGCAAAGAAAATCGCTTCATACTTGAATAATCACTCGTTAGTGGAGGAAGTTTTTTACCCAGGGTTAGCAAGTCATCCAGGACACGCCATTCACGCGAAACAATCTACAAGCCCCGGCGCTGTTTTGTCTTTCCGTTTGCCGGATAGAGAAACAGCCAAGGCTTTTGTTGAAAACGTCCAGATCCCTGTCTTTGCAGTAAGTCTCGGCGGAGTTGAATCAATTCTTTCCTATCCTACAACGATGTCTCATGCCGCCATGCCGAAAGAAGAACGGGAGAAACGCGGTATTACCGATGGTCTGCTACGCTTTTCTGTCGGACTCGAGCATGTAGATGACTTAATTGCCGATTTTGATCAAGCTTTGATAAAGGCAAATGAAAAAGTTGCCATACGTAATTAA
- a CDS encoding methionine biosynthesis PLP-dependent protein: MTKQSLNTILVQLGNNSDPRTGAINTPIYLSTAYKHKGLGQSTGYDYTRTKNPTRSILEEGIAKLEGGDSGYACSSGMAAIQLILTLFRPGDELIVPEDIYGGTYRLLEQYSDVYSIGTTYTNFADVNETEKLITSKTKALFIETPTNPLMQEFDIRLYAELAREHELLLIVDNTFLTPYFQRPIELGADIVMHSATKYIGGHNDVLAGLVVAKGEKLCEQLAANHNAIGAVLSPSDSWLIIRGLKTLHLRMKQHDENAKIIANYLNNELLVTDVLYPGKGGMLSFRLNDSELVGPFLENLQLITFAESLGGVESFITYPATQTHADIPREERIRRGVCDRLLRFSVGVEEAEDLIADLKQVFATLKSGVLQL; the protein is encoded by the coding sequence ATGACAAAACAAAGTTTGAATACAATTCTAGTGCAATTAGGTAATAACAGCGATCCGAGGACAGGTGCTATCAATACGCCAATCTATTTATCAACAGCGTACAAACATAAAGGGCTCGGTCAATCAACCGGCTATGACTACACACGGACGAAAAACCCGACCCGTTCCATATTAGAAGAAGGGATTGCTAAATTAGAGGGTGGGGATTCAGGTTACGCATGTAGCTCGGGGATGGCGGCGATTCAGCTTATCCTAACGCTTTTCCGTCCTGGGGATGAATTGATTGTTCCAGAAGATATTTACGGTGGCACATATCGCTTGCTCGAACAGTATTCCGACGTTTACTCAATTGGCACAACCTATACGAATTTCGCCGATGTAAATGAGACCGAGAAGTTGATCACTTCGAAGACAAAAGCACTCTTCATCGAAACACCAACGAATCCGCTCATGCAGGAATTTGATATTCGTCTGTACGCAGAACTCGCCCGGGAGCACGAATTACTATTGATTGTCGACAATACATTTTTAACGCCCTATTTCCAGAGACCTATTGAACTTGGTGCTGATATTGTCATGCACAGCGCAACGAAATATATCGGCGGACATAATGATGTCCTCGCGGGACTTGTCGTCGCAAAAGGCGAAAAGCTTTGTGAACAACTAGCCGCCAACCATAATGCTATCGGCGCAGTCCTATCTCCTTCGGATTCGTGGCTAATCATCAGAGGGCTGAAAACATTGCATTTGAGAATGAAGCAGCATGATGAAAACGCAAAAATAATCGCGAACTATTTAAACAATGAATTACTTGTTACAGACGTTCTCTATCCAGGGAAAGGCGGCATGCTTTCATTCCGTCTGAACGATAGTGAATTGGTCGGACCATTCCTTGAAAACTTACAGCTCATAACATTTGCAGAAAGTCTAGGTGGTGTAGAAAGTTTCATTACCTACCCAGCAACCCAAACCCACGCGGATATCCCACGTGAAGAACGGATACGCCGTGGCGTCTGTGATCGACTTTTACGTTTTTCTGTCGGAGTGGAAGAAGCTGAAGATTTGATCGCAGATTTGAAGCAAGTGTTTGCAACATTGAAAAGTGGGGTGCTCCAGCTATGA
- a CDS encoding DNA-3-methyladenine glycosylase produces the protein MLVNQQDRLIIAVPQEFNFKENISYMSRSTNECMFEIRDGKVIKAIPVANEILLVEVSENIEGKLLIRFIETYAPSSESVRDKVIHYVQDWFDLNTDLKPFYRMAEQDPLLKQAVNEFYGLRNIGIPDLFEALCWGILGQQINLTYAYTLKRRFVETFGSSIEWDGQSYWLFPDPEDIAKLTVEDLSALKMTVKKCEYLIGVAQLITDGSLSKAQVFGTGDFKQAEKMLVKIRGVGPWTANYVLMRCLRFPNAFPIADVGLHNAIKHLTEAEEKPTKEEILKLAAPWKNWEAYATFYLWRFLY, from the coding sequence ATGCTAGTTAATCAACAAGATCGTTTGATTATAGCTGTTCCGCAAGAGTTCAATTTCAAAGAAAATATTAGCTATATGTCCAGGTCTACCAATGAGTGTATGTTTGAAATCCGTGACGGTAAAGTGATCAAGGCCATTCCAGTGGCGAATGAAATTCTATTAGTCGAAGTCAGCGAAAATATAGAGGGTAAACTTCTAATTCGGTTTATAGAAACATATGCACCGTCTAGCGAAAGTGTCCGTGATAAAGTCATCCATTATGTACAGGATTGGTTTGATCTCAATACCGATTTAAAACCCTTTTATAGGATGGCAGAGCAGGATCCACTACTCAAACAAGCAGTAAATGAGTTTTATGGTTTGCGAAACATCGGCATCCCTGACCTGTTTGAAGCGCTTTGTTGGGGAATACTCGGACAGCAAATCAATCTGACATATGCATATACGTTGAAAAGGCGCTTTGTAGAGACATTCGGCAGTTCGATAGAATGGGATGGTCAGTCATACTGGCTGTTCCCTGATCCAGAGGATATTGCGAAGCTTACAGTCGAGGATTTATCGGCATTAAAAATGACCGTTAAAAAATGCGAGTATCTGATTGGGGTTGCACAGCTTATCACAGATGGAAGCTTATCCAAAGCTCAGGTATTTGGAACTGGAGATTTTAAACAAGCAGAAAAAATGCTCGTCAAAATTCGTGGAGTCGGGCCTTGGACCGCAAACTATGTCTTAATGCGGTGTTTGCGGTTCCCAAATGCATTTCCAATTGCTGACGTCGGACTTCATAACGCCATCAAACATTTGACAGAAGCAGAAGAAAAGCCGACGAAAGAAGAAATTTTGAAGTTAGCTGCACCTTGGAAGAACTGGGAAGCCTATGCGACATTTTACTTGTGGCGATTTTTGTACTAA
- a CDS encoding bifunctional transcriptional activator/DNA repair enzyme AdaA: MSSHQQFGQITDEQWEAITHNDARFDEIFIYAVKSTGIFCRPSCKSRDPKKENVHIFNNATEAIADGFRPCKRCKPGGLRLPDEEWAFLIGEYIDEHFREPLTLEILADMCHGSPYHLQRTFKRIIGLTPVEYIQKVRITKAMYELTVTDKSVSEIGQSVGLSNLSYFITLFKMKTGQTPKQYRKTSNGGAD, encoded by the coding sequence GTGAGTAGTCATCAACAATTTGGGCAAATCACTGATGAACAATGGGAAGCAATCACGCATAATGATGCAAGGTTTGATGAAATCTTCATCTATGCTGTAAAATCGACAGGTATTTTTTGCCGACCATCTTGCAAATCAAGAGACCCGAAAAAAGAAAATGTCCATATTTTCAATAATGCAACGGAAGCGATAGCGGACGGATTCCGGCCTTGCAAACGCTGCAAGCCGGGCGGACTGCGTTTACCTGATGAAGAATGGGCTTTTCTAATCGGAGAATATATAGACGAGCATTTTCGTGAGCCATTGACGTTAGAAATATTGGCAGACATGTGCCACGGAAGTCCTTATCACCTACAACGCACATTTAAAAGAATTATAGGGCTGACACCTGTTGAATATATCCAAAAGGTCAGGATAACGAAAGCAATGTATGAACTAACAGTTACTGATAAATCTGTTTCGGAAATAGGACAAAGTGTGGGGCTTTCGAATCTGTCCTATTTCATCACGCTATTTAAAATGAAAACTGGACAAACACCAAAACAATATCGGAAAACGAGTAATGGAGGGGCAGATTAA
- a CDS encoding methylated-DNA--[protein]-cysteine S-methyltransferase, which yields MEKTSKNNVYWTLLNHSHWNMYIAATTEGLCFIGTPNAPFEELVVWVKKRLPSHMLMEEPDILQPHAVELVDYLKEQRRDFILPIDLHGTPFQQIVWKALQEIPYGQTVSYSDIAKRIEKPNAVRAVGTAIGANPVLIVVPCHRVIAKNGKLGGFRAGLEMKVQLLELEG from the coding sequence ATGGAGAAGACTAGTAAAAACAATGTGTATTGGACATTGCTTAATCACTCACACTGGAATATGTATATAGCTGCGACAACAGAGGGGCTTTGTTTTATCGGGACCCCGAATGCGCCATTCGAAGAACTAGTAGTGTGGGTGAAAAAAAGGCTTCCAAGTCATATGCTAATGGAAGAACCGGACATTCTGCAGCCGCACGCTGTCGAGTTGGTCGATTATTTAAAAGAGCAGCGTAGGGATTTCATATTACCAATCGATCTTCACGGTACTCCTTTTCAACAAATTGTCTGGAAGGCATTGCAAGAAATTCCATATGGACAGACTGTTTCCTATTCGGATATTGCCAAACGGATTGAAAAACCGAATGCTGTACGAGCCGTCGGAACCGCTATTGGTGCTAATCCTGTCTTGATTGTTGTTCCCTGCCATCGTGTCATTGCGAAAAATGGTAAGTTGGGTGGATTCCGAGCTGGTTTGGAGATGAAAGTGCAACTTCTAGAACTGGAAGGATAG
- a CDS encoding AI-2E family transporter produces MNGLLDIFEKKGPRRILIFALIILILYSVKSMINIILLTFIFAFLLDRLVEFTVKRVRINRKLLVILLYTLIVAVLTVGVAKYLPIITMEISQIIVRVTNFYAAPHDNVLLTYIESIISSNQIAAYLENGFSFLLKYFSDISKTSIQVLLALVLSLFFLLEKPRLIEFTNKFKESKIAPFYFEIEFFGKKFTRTFGKVIEAQFIIAIVNTILSVIVLIILGFPQIIGLAIMIFFLGLIPVAGVIISLVPLTIIAFTIGGFLKVVYVIIAVMIIHGVEAYILNPKLMSSKTDLPVFYTFIVLIFSQNFFGVWGLIIGIPVFVFLLDVLDVTNKEPVNSIPTLKSKKTR; encoded by the coding sequence ATGAATGGGTTATTAGACATTTTCGAGAAAAAGGGACCACGGCGTATTCTGATATTCGCTTTAATTATTTTAATTCTGTACAGTGTCAAAAGTATGATAAATATTATTTTGCTTACCTTCATTTTCGCTTTCTTGCTGGATCGACTTGTTGAATTCACCGTAAAGCGTGTGAGGATTAACCGCAAACTACTGGTCATTCTGCTGTATACACTGATTGTAGCCGTACTGACAGTTGGTGTTGCAAAATATTTACCAATAATCACTATGGAAATCAGTCAAATTATTGTAAGAGTTACGAACTTCTATGCTGCGCCACATGACAATGTACTCCTCACTTACATAGAATCCATCATCTCTAGCAATCAAATTGCAGCCTATTTGGAAAATGGTTTTTCATTTTTGTTGAAATATTTCTCTGATATTAGTAAAACCAGCATTCAAGTACTGCTTGCCCTAGTATTAAGTTTATTTTTCCTACTAGAAAAACCTCGTTTAATAGAATTTACAAACAAATTTAAAGAAAGTAAGATTGCTCCTTTTTACTTCGAAATTGAGTTCTTTGGCAAAAAATTCACAAGAACGTTCGGAAAAGTGATTGAAGCTCAATTTATCATTGCAATTGTTAATACAATCTTGTCCGTGATCGTATTGATCATACTCGGATTCCCCCAAATAATCGGGTTGGCAATTATGATTTTCTTTTTAGGGCTCATTCCAGTTGCCGGAGTCATCATTTCACTTGTTCCTCTGACGATAATTGCTTTCACAATCGGAGGATTCCTGAAAGTTGTCTACGTGATTATTGCAGTCATGATTATTCATGGCGTTGAAGCCTATATTTTAAATCCGAAACTAATGTCTTCAAAAACAGATTTACCTGTTTTCTACACGTTTATCGTGCTTATTTTCTCGCAAAACTTCTTTGGCGTATGGGGTCTCATTATCGGTATTCCTGTGTTTGTTTTCCTACTTGATGTACTGGATGTAACAAATAAAGAACCCGTTAATTCCATACCTACTCTAAAAAGCAAAAAGACAAGGTGA
- a CDS encoding ABC transporter ATP-binding protein — translation METVLRVSDLRVSFLSHDKEFEAVRGVSFEVKKGETLGIVGESGSGKSVTARSIMRLLPSPPSYLKDGVIEFQGENLVHKTEKEMESIRGRDISMIFQDPMTSLNPTIQIGKQIAESLIKHQNLSKRDAKNRTIELLKLVGIRNSDARFSQYPHEFSGGMRQRVMIAIALACRPSLLIADEPTTALDVTIQAQILNLMKDMQERFGTSIILITHDLGVVAGMCDRVVVMKDGEIVETGTTEEIFESPKHSYTKKLLNALPRLDEKKKPKRTPLRTIGIENGKPLLEVKSLQQHFDVGKGNVVKAVDDISFHIKPGETLGLVGESGSGKSTTGRAILRLHEPTDGDVLYQGMAINRLSKNEMKTMRRHMQMIFQDPYSSLNPRFKVLDIIGQAIDIHRLSKNKEERKKRVEELLVMVGLEPAHAMRYPHEFSGGQRQRIGIARALAVEPDFIVCDEPLSALDVSIQSQIVDLLEDLQHRLGLTYLFIAHDLSMVKHISDRVAVMYAGRIVELAESEELYSNPLHPYTKSLLSAIPIPDPKIESKKKRTLMEEQIEEDKYQLSQSELIEVSNGHWVAIPTN, via the coding sequence GTGGAAACAGTTTTAAGAGTAAGTGATCTACGTGTCTCGTTTTTGAGCCACGACAAGGAATTTGAAGCAGTCCGCGGTGTGAGTTTTGAAGTGAAGAAAGGTGAAACGCTTGGAATTGTAGGTGAATCTGGAAGTGGAAAAAGCGTGACAGCCCGCTCAATCATGCGTCTTCTCCCCTCTCCGCCTTCTTATCTAAAAGATGGAGTAATTGAATTTCAAGGTGAAAATCTTGTTCATAAAACGGAAAAAGAGATGGAGAGTATCCGTGGTCGCGATATAAGCATGATTTTCCAAGATCCGATGACTTCTTTAAATCCAACAATCCAAATCGGCAAGCAAATAGCTGAAAGTTTAATCAAACATCAGAACTTATCTAAAAGGGATGCGAAAAACCGCACCATTGAACTGCTTAAGCTTGTAGGTATCCGTAATAGTGACGCGCGTTTCAGCCAATATCCACACGAATTTTCAGGTGGAATGCGACAACGCGTTATGATTGCAATTGCACTTGCTTGCCGTCCGTCCCTACTGATTGCGGATGAACCAACGACAGCACTTGATGTGACAATACAAGCCCAAATCTTAAATTTAATGAAAGATATGCAGGAGCGTTTTGGAACCTCCATCATACTGATTACCCATGACCTTGGTGTTGTTGCCGGCATGTGCGATCGCGTTGTCGTCATGAAAGACGGTGAAATTGTGGAGACCGGAACAACGGAAGAAATTTTTGAAAGTCCAAAACATTCCTATACGAAGAAACTGCTCAATGCACTTCCACGGCTTGACGAGAAAAAGAAGCCGAAACGCACTCCTTTACGTACCATTGGTATTGAAAATGGGAAACCCCTGCTAGAGGTGAAATCACTGCAGCAGCATTTTGATGTTGGGAAAGGCAATGTAGTAAAGGCCGTGGACGATATCAGCTTCCATATTAAACCTGGAGAGACGCTCGGACTCGTTGGTGAGTCAGGGTCAGGTAAGTCGACGACCGGCCGCGCCATTTTACGACTCCATGAACCAACGGACGGCGATGTTTTATATCAAGGGATGGCCATCAACCGGCTTTCGAAAAATGAAATGAAAACGATGCGGCGTCATATGCAGATGATCTTCCAAGATCCGTATTCTTCACTTAATCCGCGTTTCAAAGTGCTTGATATTATCGGTCAGGCAATAGACATCCATCGGTTGAGTAAAAACAAAGAGGAACGAAAAAAGAGGGTTGAAGAATTGCTTGTTATGGTTGGACTAGAACCAGCCCATGCAATGCGCTATCCACATGAATTTTCCGGGGGACAGCGCCAGAGAATCGGTATTGCGCGTGCACTGGCCGTAGAACCTGACTTCATCGTTTGCGACGAACCATTATCAGCACTCGATGTTTCTATCCAGTCGCAAATCGTAGACTTATTGGAAGATCTTCAACATCGTCTCGGACTCACCTACCTGTTCATTGCGCACGACTTATCTATGGTTAAGCATATTAGTGACCGGGTTGCAGTTATGTATGCAGGGAGAATCGTTGAGCTTGCCGAAAGCGAAGAGCTCTACTCTAATCCATTGCATCCCTATACAAAATCGTTACTCTCAGCGATTCCAATTCCTGACCCAAAAATAGAATCGAAGAAAAAAAGAACACTTATGGAAGAACAAATCGAGGAAGACAAATATCAGCTATCGCAATCTGAGTTAATCGAGGTTTCTAACGGACATTGGGTAGCAATTCCTACTAACTAA
- a CDS encoding ABC transporter permease: protein MGVNKEVTPYFRLSDVLQYTFSKMERRPTYKYWLLILGLPVHLVVLLFYLSKRKDDKYSSIYEEVKESLTVSGYKEELEHDFKEQILRQQSFFNKEINGQEIDGEVEKLSEEQFRKMLTKKTNQLANQKGIQQVTYSTYFLSLLGKPLFLLASFLPGIFMYLLILLFSNPYVKFIVERLIMSIFVIAGVSVLVFTILYLSPFDPAANILGEAATKEQIASFNQLHGLDLSYLSQLWNALKGIVTFDLGTSYAGNEDVAASIANKFPITLTIAVLSLLMAVVIAIPVGIISATRPNSFLDYSFMFVALIGLSIPNFWQGLLFILNFSIKLQWLPATYSPQNWLSIIMPVVVLGTALTASVARMTRSSMLEIINEDYIITAKAKGLNRLQVLWKHAVGNAMIPIITVIGLLFGGMLGGAAVTEKVFNISGIGSYIVDKQFIPDIPAIMGGVIYIAITISLVNVLIDILYAFFDPRIRSKMKQS from the coding sequence ATGGGAGTTAATAAAGAGGTGACACCCTATTTTAGGCTATCGGATGTCCTTCAATATACGTTTAGTAAAATGGAAAGGCGGCCGACTTATAAGTATTGGCTTCTAATTTTAGGTTTACCTGTTCATCTTGTTGTATTGCTATTCTATCTGTCGAAGAGAAAAGATGATAAGTACTCTTCAATTTATGAAGAGGTAAAGGAATCTTTGACTGTATCAGGATATAAAGAGGAATTGGAGCATGATTTTAAAGAACAAATACTACGGCAACAATCGTTCTTCAATAAAGAAATAAATGGGCAGGAAATAGATGGCGAAGTGGAAAAGCTTTCCGAAGAACAATTTAGAAAAATGCTAACGAAAAAGACAAATCAGTTAGCGAATCAGAAAGGCATTCAACAAGTTACGTATTCAACTTACTTTCTATCATTGCTTGGAAAACCGTTGTTCTTGCTAGCCTCATTCCTTCCAGGCATTTTTATGTATCTACTTATACTTTTGTTTAGCAATCCGTACGTCAAATTTATAGTTGAACGATTGATTATGAGCATATTCGTTATAGCAGGAGTTTCGGTTCTAGTGTTCACGATACTTTACTTATCACCATTTGATCCTGCCGCGAATATTCTTGGTGAGGCGGCAACAAAAGAACAGATTGCCTCATTCAATCAATTGCATGGCTTGGATTTATCGTATCTTTCACAATTATGGAATGCGTTAAAAGGTATCGTAACGTTTGATTTAGGAACTTCCTATGCCGGTAATGAGGACGTCGCAGCAAGTATCGCGAATAAATTCCCAATCACATTGACGATTGCGGTCTTATCATTACTGATGGCAGTTGTTATCGCCATCCCTGTAGGCATCATTTCTGCGACAAGGCCGAATTCATTTCTGGACTATTCGTTTATGTTTGTTGCATTAATTGGATTATCAATCCCGAACTTTTGGCAAGGGCTACTATTTATTTTGAACTTTTCTATTAAACTACAATGGTTACCCGCCACATATAGTCCTCAAAACTGGCTGTCTATCATTATGCCGGTGGTCGTACTGGGAACTGCTTTGACTGCATCTGTTGCGAGGATGACACGTTCGTCGATGTTGGAAATCATCAATGAGGACTACATCATCACCGCAAAAGCGAAAGGGCTCAATCGACTTCAAGTTCTATGGAAACATGCGGTAGGCAATGCAATGATACCAATTATTACAGTCATTGGTCTGCTATTCGGGGGAATGCTCGGAGGTGCTGCGGTAACTGAGAAGGTATTTAACATTAGTGGGATCGGAAGTTACATAGTAGATAAGCAGTTCATTCCCGATATACCTGCCATTATGGGTGGGGTTATCTATATTGCAATAACGATTTCATTAGTTAATGTGCTCATCGACATTTTGTATGCGTTTTTCGATCCTCGCATTCGTTCGAAGATGAAGCAATCGTAG